Within the Dehalococcoidia bacterium genome, the region GGGAAGAGGTTCTATTCCAGCGCAATCAGCGACCCCGCTGGCCTCCCTCAATTGAGAGAGGATATGGATTGAGGCTCGGATTCGGTTTCTTCTGAGGAAGTAATGGCTCCAACAGGGAGTGAGATGGCTCTGATCTGTTTCTCGATCTCTTGAGCCAAGTCTTTGTTCTGACGCAAGTATTCCTTGGCATTCTCGCGCCCTTGCCCCAGGCGAGTCTCCCCAAAGGAGAAAAATGATCCACTCTTTTTAATTATCCCCTGTGCAGCGCCAAGGTCGATAACCCCCCCCTCTCTGCTGATGCCTGAAGCGAACATGATATCGAATTCAGCCACCTTAAACGGAGGAGCCACCTTGTTCTTGACCACCTTGGCCTTCACCCGGTTCCCGGTGATATCGACTCCCTGCTTGATACTATCGATGCGTCTCAAATCGATTCTCACCGAGCTGTAGAACTTGAGAGCTCTGCCTCCAGGGGTTACCTCGGGATTGCCAAACATGATCCCCACTTTTTCCCTGAGCTGGTTGATGAAGATGACGGCGGTTCGCGATCTACTAATGACCGCGGTTAGCTTCCTCAGCGCTTGAGACATTAGCCTTGCCTGCAGCCCCACGTGGGTATCGCCCATCTCCCCTTCGATTTCGGCCCGGGGAACCAGCGCAGCTACGCTATCAATGACCACCACATCCAGGGCACCGCTTCGAACTAACGCCTCGGTAATTTCCAGGGCTTGCTCTGCGGTATCGGGTTGTGAGATCAGGAGTTCATCCAGGTTGACTCCACAGGCATTGGCATATTGCGGATCCATGGCGTGTTCCGCATCAATATATGCCGCCAATCCGCCCGTTTTCTGAGCCTCGGCCATGATATGCTGAGCCAGCGTTGACTTTCCCGCCCCCTCACCACCGAAAATCTCGGTTACACGCCCTCGTGGGATCCCGCCTATTCCAAGAGCCATATCCAGCGCTATCGAACCTGTGGGGATACACTCCACAGTCATTCTGGCCTGAGCCGCGCCCAGGCGCATGATTGCTCCCTTGCCGAATTGTTTCTCAACCTGGCTGATAGCCAACTCCAGGGATTTAGCCTTGTCTGTGGACATTTCCTTCCTTGTTAGAATTCCGAACTGAGTCTTCCCGACAGCTAGTTTTACACCTAGCGAGTATTGCAAACCATGATAACATAGTCCTTTACCATAAGCAAGCAAAAAATTGCTGGTTAGATACAGCTCAGATGCCTTTACAAGCGACATCCACTCACCCATACTGCAGCTTTAACCCTTTACCCTTCAGGCCCTGTGAGATACCATCGTGGCGGATTACAGGAGCCCGGGGATGGGCTATGGTGCTGAACGTGCCAAGGGTGAGACTTTGTTATAAAGGACTGCTGAATCTGATGCTGATTTGCCGGACCCGAAACTGAGGGCACTTCTACGCCAAAATTACGTAGAAGTACGAATTGCATCATCCGGGAGAATCACCTACTCTGAGACCAGAGTGACAGGAAAATGAAGGAATCTAGCCAAGAAAGATAGGTTGGGACAATTTCTCATTTTAAGGCTCGACCCAAGGGAACACACGCAATAAGGAGAACGTCTTGACTATTTGCTTAGAGGCTCCCTGCCGTCACTCTGATAGAGCCTGAATCTGTAGGATACTGCTATGTCAACAAAAAGGATGACTGAGCCAGTGACAAAGAAAGCATCCCCAAAAA harbors:
- the recA gene encoding recombinase RecA, translating into MSTDKAKSLELAISQVEKQFGKGAIMRLGAAQARMTVECIPTGSIALDMALGIGGIPRGRVTEIFGGEGAGKSTLAQHIMAEAQKTGGLAAYIDAEHAMDPQYANACGVNLDELLISQPDTAEQALEITEALVRSGALDVVVIDSVAALVPRAEIEGEMGDTHVGLQARLMSQALRKLTAVISRSRTAVIFINQLREKVGIMFGNPEVTPGGRALKFYSSVRIDLRRIDSIKQGVDITGNRVKAKVVKNKVAPPFKVAEFDIMFASGISREGGVIDLGAAQGIIKKSGSFFSFGETRLGQGRENAKEYLRQNKDLAQEIEKQIRAISLPVGAITSSEETESEPQSISSLN